A stretch of the Anaeromyxobacter sp. genome encodes the following:
- a CDS encoding cytochrome C translates to MIQRLTSTVRRLALPLLAAAAFPALAAPLKTEVQKRTTRRGAQVAPLPPGPNVKWSHGPFEAGDCSICHERNDRANPGPITSTVNELCFSCHEEFQAIMARKFKHVPAVETCTNCHNPHNSTERKLLGGEMVETCTACHKGIKAQIETAKVKHDAIVKGDKCSNCHNPHAANIEKLLIQLPFDLCVNCHSKDGMMSDDGKAMTNYKAFLGENKVWHEPVKAKDCSACHRTHGGDNFRLLVSNYPSTFYAPYEAKAYALCYGCHNDKVVSVPETTTLTGFRDGSRNLHYVHVHQERGRTCRACHEVHASKQDHHIREGVPYGPKGWMLKINYTKLPNGGSCAKTCHETKTYNNKTLTSASPK, encoded by the coding sequence ATGATCCAGCGGCTCACCTCCACCGTCAGGCGCCTCGCCCTCCCGTTGCTCGCGGCCGCCGCCTTCCCGGCCCTGGCGGCGCCGCTGAAGACGGAGGTCCAGAAGCGGACCACCCGGCGCGGCGCCCAGGTGGCCCCGCTGCCGCCCGGCCCCAACGTCAAGTGGTCCCACGGCCCCTTCGAGGCCGGCGACTGCTCCATCTGCCACGAGCGGAACGACCGGGCCAACCCGGGCCCCATCACCAGCACCGTCAACGAGCTGTGCTTCAGCTGCCACGAGGAGTTCCAGGCCATCATGGCCCGGAAGTTCAAGCACGTGCCGGCGGTGGAGACCTGCACCAACTGCCACAACCCGCACAACTCCACCGAGCGCAAGCTGCTGGGCGGCGAGATGGTGGAGACCTGCACCGCCTGCCACAAGGGCATCAAGGCGCAGATCGAGACCGCCAAGGTGAAGCACGACGCCATCGTCAAGGGCGACAAGTGCTCCAACTGCCACAACCCGCACGCCGCCAACATCGAGAAGCTGCTCATCCAGCTGCCCTTCGACCTGTGCGTCAACTGCCACTCGAAGGACGGCATGATGTCCGACGACGGCAAGGCCATGACCAACTACAAGGCCTTCCTGGGCGAGAACAAGGTGTGGCACGAGCCGGTCAAGGCCAAGGACTGCTCGGCCTGCCACCGCACCCACGGCGGCGACAACTTCCGCCTGCTGGTGTCGAACTACCCCTCGACCTTCTACGCGCCCTACGAGGCCAAGGCCTACGCGCTCTGCTACGGCTGCCACAACGACAAGGTGGTGTCGGTGCCCGAGACCACCACCCTGACCGGCTTCCGCGACGGCTCGCGCAACCTGCACTACGTGCACGTGCACCAGGAGCGCGGCCGCACCTGCCGCGCCTGCCACGAGGTGCACGCCTCCAAGCAGGACCACCACATCCGCGAGGGCGTGCCCTACGGCCCCAAGGGCTGGATGCTGAAGATCAACTACACCAAGCTGCCGAACGGCGGGTCCTGCGCCAAGACCTGCCACGAGACCAAGACCTACAACAACAAGACGCTCACCAGCGCCTCGCCGAAGTAG
- a CDS encoding tetratricopeptide repeat protein, translated as MDLRRRLPAACLVGVALVGAAWPGAAAAFSNVREGELLENPTLPTLDGGRAALLSGAVTASVFVFFRPQQEHSLDALRELELVRRELAGRPLRFVAVVSGSWPADEVRAAVRAAGLDWPVLVDRDDALYGRLGVRLHPVVGIADRGLRLSSYEHFRQINFRQIVLTRLQVLLGEASPADMARVLDPPRATTGSPEAEARRHLNLARALWRRHNGAQALEYLARSLAAAPSAPAHALRGEVLAAQGRCAQARPAFEAALKIDPAEAVALSGRAACQRQAATPSP; from the coding sequence GTGGACCTGCGCCGCCGCCTCCCCGCCGCCTGCCTGGTCGGCGTGGCGCTCGTGGGCGCGGCCTGGCCAGGGGCCGCGGCGGCCTTCTCCAACGTGCGGGAGGGCGAGCTGCTGGAGAACCCGACCCTGCCCACGCTGGACGGCGGCCGGGCCGCGCTGCTCTCCGGCGCGGTGACCGCCAGCGTCTTCGTCTTCTTCCGGCCGCAGCAGGAGCACTCGCTGGACGCGCTGCGGGAGCTGGAGCTGGTGCGCCGCGAGCTGGCCGGTCGCCCGCTGCGCTTCGTGGCGGTGGTCTCGGGGAGCTGGCCGGCCGACGAGGTGCGCGCCGCGGTGCGGGCCGCCGGGCTGGACTGGCCGGTGCTGGTCGACCGGGACGACGCGCTCTACGGCCGCCTCGGGGTGCGGCTGCACCCGGTGGTGGGCATCGCCGACCGCGGGCTGCGCCTCTCGTCCTACGAGCACTTCCGCCAGATCAACTTCCGCCAGATCGTGCTGACCCGCCTCCAGGTGCTGCTGGGCGAGGCCAGCCCGGCCGACATGGCCCGGGTGCTCGACCCGCCCCGGGCCACCACCGGCTCCCCGGAGGCCGAGGCGCGGCGCCACCTCAACCTGGCGCGGGCGCTGTGGCGCCGCCACAACGGCGCCCAGGCGCTCGAGTACCTGGCCCGCAGCCTGGCGGCCGCCCCCTCCGCACCGGCCCATGCCCTGCGGGGGGAGGTGCTGGCCGCCCAGGGGCGCTGCGCCCAGGCCCGCCCCGCCTTCGAGGCGGCTTTGAAGATCGACCCCGCCGAGGCCGTCGCTCTCTCCGGGCGGGCGGCTTGCCAGCGCCAGGCCGCCACCCCCTCCCCATGA
- a CDS encoding D-alanine--D-alanine ligase produces MGTWSGKKVAVVYGGPSAEREVSLKTGAACAEALRGLGYDVVLLDLDRDLPARLRQAGAEVAFVALHGRFGEDGCVQGLLESMGIPYTGSGVLASAVGMDKVLSKLVFRSLGLQVTDYRVFPAGRVAEVHGSDLPFAFPVVVKPSCEGSSVGVTLVKEAAGLPAACREAARWKGDVIVERYVKGKEVQVAVLDGRALGVIEVVPANEFYDYAAKYTAGTTQYFYPARLGEGETRRLMDDAEVAHRGLGCAGVTRTDFILAPDGAAYVLEVNTLPGMTATSLVPKIAAGNGLSFPALCERLLDGAALKA; encoded by the coding sequence ATGGGCACCTGGAGCGGCAAGAAGGTGGCGGTGGTGTACGGCGGGCCATCCGCCGAGCGGGAGGTCTCGCTCAAGACCGGGGCGGCCTGTGCCGAGGCGCTGCGCGGCCTGGGCTACGACGTGGTCCTGCTCGACCTGGACCGCGACCTGCCGGCGCGCCTGCGCCAGGCCGGGGCCGAGGTGGCCTTCGTGGCCCTGCACGGCCGCTTCGGCGAGGACGGCTGCGTGCAGGGGCTGCTGGAGTCCATGGGCATCCCCTACACCGGCTCGGGCGTGCTGGCCTCGGCGGTGGGCATGGACAAGGTGCTCTCCAAGCTGGTCTTCCGCAGCCTGGGCCTGCAGGTGACCGACTACCGCGTCTTCCCGGCGGGCCGGGTCGCCGAGGTGCACGGGTCGGACCTTCCCTTCGCCTTCCCGGTGGTGGTCAAGCCGTCCTGCGAGGGCTCCAGCGTGGGCGTGACCCTGGTGAAGGAGGCGGCGGGGCTGCCGGCCGCCTGCCGCGAGGCGGCCCGCTGGAAGGGCGACGTCATCGTGGAGCGGTACGTCAAGGGCAAGGAGGTGCAGGTGGCGGTGCTGGACGGCCGCGCCCTGGGCGTCATCGAGGTGGTGCCGGCCAACGAGTTCTACGACTACGCGGCCAAGTACACCGCCGGGACCACCCAGTACTTCTACCCGGCCCGCCTCGGCGAGGGCGAGACCCGCCGGCTCATGGACGACGCCGAGGTGGCCCACCGCGGCCTGGGCTGCGCCGGCGTGACCCGCACCGACTTCATCCTGGCGCCGGACGGCGCCGCCTACGTGCTGGAGGTCAACACCCTGCCCGGCATGACCGCCACCTCGCTGGTGCCCAAGATCGCGGCCGGCAACGGCCTGTCCTTCCCGGCGCTGTGCGAGCGGCTGCTGGACGGGGCGGCGCTCAAGGCCTGA
- a CDS encoding UDP-N-acetylmuramate dehydrogenase, whose protein sequence is MADWRRELQRRLRGEALPDERLAPRTSIRVGGPADLLVRPADPDDLAELLRGVAELGVPLTILGGGANTLVADAGVRGVVVRLPPDLGEERTDGPLLTLPAGAPIARLMARGHALGLTGAEFLAGVPGTLGGALAMNAGTPAGELVRVLVRAELATADGTGFVPAAALGLGYRRSHLPPGAVVTRLECRLTPGDVPASRALMEADVARRRATQPLDRPSFGSTFWNPPGRFAGQLIEAVGLKGYRVGGAMWSDVHANFLVNLGGATAHDVLALMKLARARVKAAFGLPLEAEVKLVGEFLAEDVQEA, encoded by the coding sequence GTGGCCGACTGGCGCCGCGAGCTCCAGCGCCGCCTGCGCGGCGAGGCCCTGCCGGACGAGCGGCTGGCCCCGCGCACCTCCATCCGGGTGGGCGGGCCGGCCGACCTGCTGGTCCGCCCGGCCGATCCCGACGACCTGGCCGAGCTGCTCCGCGGCGTGGCGGAGCTGGGCGTGCCGCTCACCATCCTGGGCGGCGGCGCCAACACCCTGGTGGCCGACGCCGGGGTGCGGGGGGTGGTGGTGCGCCTGCCCCCCGACCTGGGCGAGGAGCGCACCGACGGGCCGCTGCTCACGCTGCCGGCGGGCGCCCCCATCGCCCGGCTCATGGCGCGCGGCCACGCCCTGGGGCTCACCGGCGCCGAGTTCCTGGCCGGGGTGCCCGGCACGCTGGGCGGCGCCCTGGCCATGAACGCCGGGACCCCGGCCGGCGAGCTGGTGAGGGTGCTGGTGCGGGCCGAGCTGGCCACCGCCGACGGGACCGGCTTCGTGCCGGCGGCCGCCCTGGGCCTGGGGTACCGCCGGAGCCACCTGCCGCCCGGCGCGGTGGTGACCCGGCTGGAGTGCCGCCTCACGCCCGGCGACGTGCCGGCCAGCCGCGCGCTCATGGAGGCCGACGTGGCCCGCCGCCGCGCCACCCAGCCGCTCGACCGGCCCAGCTTCGGCTCCACCTTCTGGAACCCGCCCGGCCGCTTCGCCGGGCAGCTCATCGAGGCGGTGGGGCTGAAGGGGTACCGTGTCGGGGGCGCCATGTGGTCGGACGTCCACGCCAACTTCCTGGTCAACCTGGGCGGCGCCACGGCGCACGACGTGCTGGCCCTCATGAAGCTGGCGCGGGCCAGGGTGAAGGCGGCCTTCGGCCTCCCCCTGGAGGCGGAGGTCAAGCTGGTGGGGGAGTTCCTGGCCGAGGACGTGCAAGAAGCTTGA
- a CDS encoding UDP-N-acetylmuramate--L-alanine ligase, which produces MSLFRSRPARIHFVGIGGIGMSGIAEVLLNLGHAVSGSDLRASDTTRRLEGLGGRIAMGHAAANVGGADVVVTSSAVRRDNPEVVEARARKVPVIPRAEMLAELMRLKYGVAIAGSHGKTTTTSMAAWVMAQAGLDPTAVVGGKVNAFGSNAKLGKSDYMVVEADESDGSFLHIAPTLAVVTNVDPEHLDHWKTEAALRRGFVDFVNRVPFYGLAILCIDHPGVQALLPDVGKRYVTYGESHQADYRAEAIEVSGHAVRFDAFRRGQPMGRFEVAMVGRHNALNALAVIALGDEMGIPADVTRTALAAFQGVQRRFTVKGEAGGVTVVDDYGHHPAEVRATLLGAREAFRRRVVCLFQPHRYSRTRDLHAEFATAFNDADVLLVTDVYAAGEEPLPGVSAAGLVEAVRACGHRDATFVPRAGLAAAARARLQPGDLVLTLGAGDVTHVGPELLGLLGG; this is translated from the coding sequence ATGAGCCTGTTCCGTTCCCGCCCCGCCAGGATCCACTTCGTCGGCATCGGGGGCATCGGCATGAGCGGCATCGCCGAGGTGCTGCTCAACCTGGGCCACGCCGTCTCCGGCTCGGACCTGAGGGCCTCCGACACCACCCGGCGGCTGGAGGGGCTGGGCGGGCGCATCGCCATGGGCCACGCCGCCGCCAACGTGGGCGGCGCCGACGTGGTGGTCACCTCCTCGGCGGTGCGGCGCGACAACCCCGAGGTGGTGGAGGCGCGCGCCCGCAAGGTGCCGGTCATCCCGCGCGCCGAGATGCTGGCCGAGCTGATGCGGCTCAAGTACGGCGTGGCCATCGCCGGCTCGCACGGCAAGACCACCACCACCTCCATGGCGGCCTGGGTGATGGCCCAGGCCGGCCTGGACCCCACCGCGGTGGTGGGCGGCAAGGTCAACGCCTTCGGCTCCAACGCCAAGCTGGGCAAGAGCGACTACATGGTGGTGGAGGCCGACGAGTCGGACGGCTCGTTCCTGCACATCGCGCCCACCCTGGCGGTGGTCACCAACGTGGACCCGGAGCACCTGGACCACTGGAAGACCGAGGCGGCCCTGCGCCGAGGGTTCGTGGACTTCGTCAACCGGGTGCCCTTCTACGGGCTGGCCATCCTGTGCATCGACCACCCCGGCGTGCAGGCCCTCCTGCCCGACGTGGGCAAGCGCTACGTCACCTACGGCGAGAGCCACCAGGCCGACTACCGCGCCGAGGCCATCGAGGTCTCCGGCCACGCCGTGCGCTTCGACGCCTTCCGGCGCGGCCAGCCCATGGGCCGCTTCGAGGTGGCCATGGTGGGGCGCCACAACGCGCTCAACGCCCTGGCGGTCATCGCCCTGGGCGACGAGATGGGCATCCCGGCCGACGTGACCCGCACCGCCCTGGCCGCCTTCCAGGGGGTGCAGCGCCGCTTCACCGTGAAGGGCGAGGCCGGCGGCGTCACCGTGGTGGACGACTACGGGCACCACCCGGCCGAGGTGAGGGCCACCCTGCTGGGCGCCCGCGAGGCCTTCCGCCGCCGCGTGGTCTGCCTCTTCCAGCCCCACCGCTACAGCCGCACCCGCGACCTGCACGCCGAGTTCGCCACCGCCTTCAACGACGCCGACGTGCTGCTGGTCACCGACGTGTACGCCGCCGGCGAGGAGCCGCTGCCGGGCGTGAGCGCGGCCGGGCTGGTGGAGGCCGTCCGCGCCTGCGGCCACCGCGACGCCACCTTCGTGCCCCGGGCCGGGCTGGCCGCGGCGGCCCGGGCGCGGCTCCAGCCGGGCGACCTGGTGCTGACCCTGGGCGCCGGCGACGTCACCCACGTGGGCCCGGAGCTGCTCGGGCTCCTGGGGGGCTGA
- the murG gene encoding undecaprenyldiphospho-muramoylpentapeptide beta-N-acetylglucosaminyltransferase, whose product MRLMVAGGGTGGHVFPGIALADEVVTRHPQNDVVFVGTARGLEAQVVPAAGYPIELVEVKGLKGKGPLGALANLLLLPRALLRCLAILRRWRPDMVVGVGGYASGPLVLAAWLARIPTAVQEQNAVAGLTNRLLGWFVKAAFTAFPEAAASFPRRRVHQLGNPIRRQLLENFMRPTAGHDRSRLLVFGGSQGAHALNMRVVEALPHLADLRDRLFIIHQTGARDREQVERGYRAVGFEPDVRDFITDMSRAYAEADLVVCRAGATTLAELTVCKKPSLLVPFPAAADNHQVKNARSLVDAGAAVMIEERDLTGELLAAEVRAILQNPERRERMSRAAGRLGAPAAAREIADVCAELVRQRWGSPFGQDRGPGFKPLRPPGL is encoded by the coding sequence ATGAGGCTGATGGTGGCGGGCGGCGGCACCGGCGGCCACGTCTTCCCCGGCATCGCGCTGGCGGACGAGGTGGTGACGCGCCACCCCCAGAACGACGTGGTCTTCGTGGGCACGGCCCGCGGCCTGGAGGCCCAGGTGGTGCCGGCGGCCGGCTACCCCATCGAGCTGGTGGAGGTGAAGGGGCTGAAGGGCAAGGGCCCGCTGGGCGCCCTGGCCAACCTGCTGCTGCTGCCGCGCGCCCTGCTGCGCTGCCTGGCCATCCTGCGGCGCTGGCGCCCCGACATGGTGGTGGGGGTGGGCGGCTACGCCTCCGGCCCGCTGGTGCTGGCCGCCTGGCTGGCGCGCATCCCCACCGCGGTGCAGGAGCAGAACGCCGTGGCCGGCCTGACCAACCGGCTGCTGGGCTGGTTCGTCAAGGCGGCCTTCACCGCCTTCCCCGAGGCGGCCGCCAGCTTCCCGCGGCGCCGCGTCCACCAGCTGGGCAACCCCATCCGGCGCCAGCTGCTGGAGAACTTCATGCGCCCCACCGCCGGCCACGACCGCTCCCGGCTGCTGGTCTTCGGCGGCTCGCAGGGGGCCCACGCCCTCAACATGCGGGTGGTGGAGGCCCTGCCGCACCTGGCCGACCTGCGCGACCGGCTCTTCATCATCCACCAGACCGGGGCCCGCGACCGCGAGCAGGTGGAGCGGGGCTACCGCGCGGTGGGCTTCGAGCCCGACGTGCGCGACTTCATCACCGACATGAGCCGGGCCTACGCCGAGGCCGACCTGGTGGTGTGCCGCGCCGGGGCCACCACCCTGGCCGAGCTGACGGTCTGCAAGAAGCCCTCGCTGCTGGTCCCCTTCCCGGCCGCCGCCGACAACCACCAGGTCAAGAACGCCCGCAGCCTGGTGGACGCCGGCGCCGCCGTCATGATCGAGGAGCGCGACCTGACCGGCGAGCTGCTGGCCGCCGAGGTCCGCGCCATCCTGCAGAACCCGGAGCGGCGCGAGCGCATGTCGCGCGCCGCCGGTCGCCTGGGCGCGCCGGCGGCCGCCCGGGAGATCGCCGACGTCTGCGCCGAGCTGGTGCGCCAGCGCTGGGGCTCTCCCTTCGGCCAGGACCGCGGCCCAGGCTTCAAGCCCCTCCGCCCACCCGGCCTGTAG
- the ftsW gene encoding putative lipid II flippase FtsW, protein MSDGPVQPRLQPLPFDWLLLTVVLALAAGGAVMVYSASAIQASRQHGDEFFFLKRQAVAFGLGFAGLVLALQVGYRRMAAWAYPLLVFSLLMLVLVLVPGIGKVAGGARRWINLGLINFQPAELAKVVLVLYLAHSLSRKREKVRLFSIGFLPHLLVTGLMVVLCLLERDMGTGVIMLLVLFTMLFAAGARLSYLVGAVLLALPIGWKLITGTPYRMERWLAYLDPWGHREGAGFQLVESLLGIGNGGWTGQGLGQGKGKLFYLPAAHTDFIAAVIAEEAGLLGIAVLLLLYGVLVWRGLRASLRAAEPFGAYLALGLTTLFGAQALVNLAVVFGLLPTKGLTLPLVSYGGSSLMTLLLAAGVLLSVSGDRGGFLTTGVQAVRVGPARGAAEAAS, encoded by the coding sequence GTGAGCGACGGCCCGGTGCAGCCTCGCCTGCAGCCCCTGCCCTTCGACTGGCTGCTGCTCACCGTGGTGCTGGCGCTGGCCGCCGGCGGCGCGGTGATGGTGTACTCGGCCAGCGCCATCCAGGCCTCGCGCCAGCACGGCGACGAGTTCTTCTTCCTGAAGCGCCAGGCGGTGGCCTTCGGCCTGGGCTTCGCCGGCCTGGTGCTGGCCCTCCAGGTGGGCTACCGGCGCATGGCCGCCTGGGCCTACCCGCTGCTGGTCTTCTCGCTGCTCATGCTGGTGCTGGTGCTGGTGCCGGGCATCGGCAAGGTGGCCGGCGGGGCGCGCCGCTGGATCAACCTGGGGCTCATCAACTTCCAGCCCGCCGAGCTGGCCAAGGTGGTGCTGGTGCTCTACCTGGCCCACTCGCTCTCCCGCAAGCGCGAGAAGGTGCGGCTCTTCTCCATCGGCTTCCTGCCCCACCTGCTGGTGACCGGCCTGATGGTGGTGCTGTGCCTGCTGGAGCGGGACATGGGCACCGGCGTCATCATGCTGCTGGTGCTGTTCACCATGCTCTTCGCCGCCGGGGCCCGCCTCTCCTACCTGGTGGGCGCGGTCCTGCTGGCCCTGCCCATCGGCTGGAAGCTCATCACCGGCACCCCCTACCGGATGGAGCGCTGGCTGGCCTACCTGGACCCCTGGGGCCACCGCGAGGGCGCCGGCTTCCAGCTGGTCGAGTCGCTGCTGGGCATCGGCAACGGCGGCTGGACCGGCCAGGGGCTGGGCCAGGGGAAGGGCAAGCTCTTCTACCTGCCGGCGGCCCACACCGACTTCATCGCCGCGGTCATCGCCGAGGAGGCCGGCCTGCTCGGCATCGCGGTGCTGCTGCTGCTCTACGGGGTGCTGGTGTGGCGCGGCCTGCGCGCCTCGCTGCGCGCCGCCGAGCCCTTCGGCGCCTACCTGGCGCTGGGGCTGACCACCCTCTTCGGCGCCCAGGCGCTGGTCAACCTGGCGGTGGTCTTCGGCCTGCTGCCCACCAAGGGGCTGACCCTGCCGCTGGTCTCCTACGGCGGCAGCTCGCTCATGACGCTGCTGCTGGCGGCCGGGGTGCTGCTCTCGGTCTCCGGTGATCGCGGCGGCTTCCTCACCACCGGCGTTCAGGCGGTGCGGGTCGGGCCGGCGCGCGGCGCCGCGGAGGCCGCCTCATGA
- the murD gene encoding UDP-N-acetylmuramoyl-L-alanine--D-glutamate ligase codes for MTRPPELKGKRVTVLGLARSGVAAARLLLREGALVTVTDARPAATLAPALAELGGAAVRAVLGGHDERDFTSADLVVVSPGVPLWLPHLRTARQAGVPVWGEVELAYRFLQGVPLVAITGTNGKSTTTALAAALFAEDRATFAGGNLGTPLCQHVLSGQRADVVVAELSSFQLEAIERLRPKVAAILNVTPDHLDRYQGLEAYAAAKARLFETQQAGDFAVTNLRDERAVAMAGASRGAVYTFGFGPPARAAARAPAEGDGTGPGEIWFYRYAAGSPERYRLANRALRGRHNRENAMAALLCARLLGVPGSAVQRGLDAFGGLPNRLELVRERGGVEWINDSKATNVDSTAVGLAAFPAGAPRVVLVMGGRGKKAPYAPLRPLFAGRVKALLTLGEDAPAVERELGDAAPTEACGTLAQAVARAAALATPGDVVLLSPACASYDQFSDFEARGAAFRQLVEALP; via the coding sequence GTGACGAGACCGCCGGAGCTGAAGGGGAAGCGAGTGACGGTGCTGGGGCTGGCGCGCAGCGGCGTGGCCGCGGCCCGCCTGCTGCTGCGCGAGGGGGCCCTGGTGACGGTGACCGACGCGCGGCCGGCCGCCACGCTGGCGCCGGCGCTGGCCGAGCTGGGCGGCGCCGCGGTGCGCGCCGTCCTGGGCGGCCACGACGAGCGCGACTTCACCTCGGCCGACCTGGTGGTGGTCTCGCCGGGCGTGCCGCTCTGGCTGCCCCACCTGCGCACCGCCCGCCAGGCCGGCGTGCCGGTGTGGGGCGAGGTCGAGCTGGCCTACCGCTTCCTGCAGGGCGTGCCGCTGGTGGCCATCACCGGCACCAACGGCAAGTCCACCACCACCGCCCTGGCCGCGGCGCTCTTCGCCGAGGATCGGGCCACCTTCGCCGGCGGCAACCTGGGCACCCCGCTGTGCCAGCACGTCCTCTCCGGCCAGCGCGCCGACGTGGTGGTGGCCGAGCTCTCCTCCTTCCAGCTGGAGGCCATCGAGCGGCTGCGCCCCAAGGTGGCCGCCATCCTCAACGTCACCCCCGACCACCTGGACCGCTACCAGGGGCTGGAGGCCTACGCCGCCGCCAAGGCCCGCCTCTTCGAGACCCAGCAGGCCGGCGACTTCGCGGTGACCAACCTGCGCGACGAGCGCGCCGTGGCCATGGCCGGCGCCTCGCGCGGCGCGGTCTACACCTTCGGCTTCGGCCCGCCGGCCCGGGCCGCCGCCCGGGCCCCCGCCGAGGGGGACGGCACCGGCCCCGGCGAGATCTGGTTCTACCGCTACGCCGCCGGCTCCCCGGAGCGCTACCGCCTCGCCAACCGGGCGCTGCGCGGCCGCCACAACCGCGAGAACGCCATGGCGGCGCTGCTGTGCGCCCGCCTGCTGGGCGTACCCGGGTCGGCGGTGCAGCGCGGCCTGGACGCCTTCGGCGGCCTGCCCAACCGCCTCGAGCTGGTGCGCGAGCGCGGCGGGGTGGAGTGGATCAACGACTCCAAGGCCACCAACGTGGACTCCACCGCGGTGGGGCTGGCGGCCTTCCCGGCCGGCGCGCCGCGGGTGGTGCTGGTGATGGGCGGGCGGGGCAAGAAGGCGCCCTACGCCCCCTTGCGCCCGCTCTTCGCCGGGCGGGTCAAGGCGCTGCTCACGCTGGGGGAGGACGCCCCGGCGGTGGAGCGCGAGCTGGGCGACGCCGCCCCCACCGAGGCCTGCGGCACCCTGGCCCAGGCGGTGGCCCGGGCGGCCGCCCTGGCGACGCCGGGCGACGTGGTGCTGCTCTCGCCGGCCTGCGCCAGCTACGACCAGTTCAGCGACTTCGAGGCGCGCGGCGCGGCCTTCCGCCAGCTGGTGGAGGCGCTGCCGTGA
- a CDS encoding phospho-N-acetylmuramoyl-pentapeptide-transferase: MLYHLLYPLAGKVSVLNVLRYPSFRIVAAGLTAMIIGLLLGPYFIERMRVLQYGASNVREDTPDGHKKKAGTPSMGGALILFSLTCSTLLFADLRSRWVWAALLVTLGYGAIGFADDWLKLSKRNSKGLAGRRKLVFQVLVVLLVYWLFLTDWNFHADARFPWLFVGSRLDTHLTLPFIPTRLFNPDLGWLYLPFMIFVVVATSNAVNLTDGLDGLAIFPTMISAMTFLALSYVAGSTIAGFSLAEYLRIVSIPGAEELGVLCSAIFGAGVAFLWFNTYPAQVFMGDVGSLALGGGLGMLAVLTKNEVASAILHGVFLAETVSVIIQVTSFRYTGKRVFRMAPIHHHFELKGWAEPKIIVRFWIISVMLALIALMSIKLR, encoded by the coding sequence ATGCTCTACCACCTCCTCTACCCCCTGGCCGGCAAGGTCTCGGTCCTCAACGTCCTGCGCTACCCGTCCTTCCGGATCGTGGCGGCCGGGCTCACCGCCATGATCATCGGGCTCCTGCTGGGCCCGTACTTCATCGAGCGGATGCGGGTGCTGCAGTACGGCGCCTCCAACGTCCGCGAGGACACGCCCGACGGCCACAAGAAGAAGGCCGGCACGCCGTCCATGGGCGGCGCCCTGATCCTCTTCTCGCTGACCTGCTCCACCCTGCTCTTCGCCGACCTGCGCAGCCGCTGGGTCTGGGCGGCGCTGCTGGTGACCCTGGGCTACGGCGCCATCGGCTTCGCCGACGACTGGCTCAAGCTCTCCAAGCGCAACTCCAAGGGGCTGGCCGGCCGGAGGAAGCTGGTCTTCCAGGTGCTGGTGGTGCTGCTGGTCTACTGGCTGTTCCTGACCGACTGGAACTTCCACGCCGACGCCCGCTTCCCCTGGCTCTTCGTGGGCAGCCGCCTCGACACCCACCTGACCCTGCCCTTCATCCCCACCCGCCTCTTCAACCCGGACCTGGGCTGGCTCTACCTGCCCTTCATGATCTTCGTGGTGGTGGCCACCTCCAACGCCGTCAACCTGACCGACGGCCTGGACGGCCTGGCCATCTTCCCCACCATGATCTCGGCCATGACCTTCCTGGCCCTCTCCTACGTGGCCGGGTCGACCATCGCCGGGTTCAGCCTGGCCGAGTACCTGCGCATCGTCTCCATCCCCGGGGCCGAGGAGCTGGGGGTGCTCTGCTCGGCCATCTTCGGGGCCGGGGTGGCCTTCCTCTGGTTCAACACCTACCCGGCCCAGGTCTTCATGGGCGACGTGGGGTCCCTGGCGCTGGGCGGCGGGCTGGGCATGCTGGCGGTGCTCACCAAGAACGAGGTGGCCAGCGCCATCCTGCACGGCGTCTTCCTGGCCGAGACCGTCAGCGTCATCATCCAGGTGACCAGCTTCAGGTACACGGGCAAGCGGGTCTTCCGCATGGCGCCCATCCACCACCACTTCGAGCTGAAGGGGTGGGCCGAACCCAAGATCATCGTCCGCTTCTGGATCATCTCGGTCATGCTGGCGCTCATCGCGCTCATGTCCATCAAGCTGAGGTAG